The stretch of DNA GGAAATCTCTTACGTATGTAAGGCACTGTTCTGTACATAGTTTCCCGGCCGGAATGGATCCAGGGTGAAACGGGACGAGGGGATTCCGCAAGAAGATTGGAAATATGAATCAACGTTGGATGACAATCCGCGACAAGCTTTACAAACGCCGTCAAAGGAACGGCCAGTAGAATACCCATCAAGCCCCATAGCCAACCCCAGAACAGGATCCCCGCTGTGGCCGCGACGGGGCCTATATTGACCCGCAATCCGACTATCTTTGGGATTAGAAAGTTTGCGGAAATGATATGAAGGCATACGACTGTTAAGAAAATAATGGCAAACGGGCCTGCTGTAGTAAATTGTAAAAGCGCAGCCGCGGTAGGGACCAGCACCGCGAGAATTACTCCTAGAAAAGGGATCAAACTCAGAAATCCACTCACAATGCCAAGAATCACGGCGCCCTGTATTTTCAACGCGAGAAGGACGAGAATCGTGACCGTTGCCATTGCAGAACCGATGATAAAGTTGCCGGCCGCAAATCCTCTCACCATTTGGGTCACTCGCCCCATGAATTGATGTACGTCGATCATATGGCCGAATGAGATCGTCAATCTTTGCTTCATCTGCTCCTTACGAATCAGATTGAAGAACATGAGTTTTTTGACATCTTATCTCCCTTCCCAGCTTGTCACTCAAATTGGATCCACAAACGCGCTTAGATTGTTCCAATCGTAGCCGCAAGCCCATACAGGGAATGCTGCAGAATTTGCCCAGCCATACCCGATGAAGCCAGTTGGTCTCCTGACCTCCTGAAAGGCGAGTGGAAAGGTGCGCGGTCAAGAGCAACTCGGGCCCGGAAGAAAAAAAACTGCAGCCGATCGAGAGATGGCTCGGAAGCTTTGCCAAGCAATAGTCCAAGATAAATCTCTCTCCACCTCTGCCCACAACGTAAGAGTTATCGTGCGGCGGGGAGATCATTTTGAAGGGCACTGTTCGTAAACAAGACGAAAAGACCAGCATTCGAACGAAGGCTAACAACATTGCTGAAGCGCATAAGGTTCAGAACGATCTCGCTATCAAGTCGTAAGCGAAGGCAGCCCCCGCTGCCGCACGGGATTCTGTTCCGCAGCGGGGCCTGCACAAAACGAATTTGATCAACTCCAAAAAGCTCCA from Terriglobales bacterium encodes:
- a CDS encoding AI-2E family transporter, translating into MFFNLIRKEQMKQRLTISFGHMIDVHQFMGRVTQMVRGFAAGNFIIGSAMATVTILVLLALKIQGAVILGIVSGFLSLIPFLGVILAVLVPTAAALLQFTTAGPFAIIFLTVVCLHIISANFLIPKIVGLRVNIGPVAATAGILFWGWLWGLMGILLAVPLTAFVKLVADCHPTLIHISNLLAESPRPVSPWIHSGRETMYRTVPYIRKRFPVKIKL